Proteins found in one Firmicutes bacterium HGW-Firmicutes-1 genomic segment:
- a CDS encoding tRNA (adenosine(37)-N6)-threonylcarbamoyltransferase complex ATPase subunit type 1 TsaE — protein MIAVSQSPEETMKVGKQIGLKAEKGQVYCLVGDLGVGKTIFTKGFAKGLGIKEQITSPTFTIVNEYEGDKLSLYHFDVYRIQELEEMDEIGYEDYFYGEGVTFIEWANYIEDLIPEDATWIYIEKDLSKGLDYRLITIQNT, from the coding sequence ATGATAGCTGTTTCACAATCACCAGAAGAAACCATGAAAGTGGGTAAACAAATCGGATTAAAAGCAGAAAAGGGACAAGTTTATTGTCTTGTTGGTGACTTAGGGGTAGGTAAAACAATTTTCACGAAAGGATTTGCAAAAGGACTAGGAATTAAAGAACAAATAACAAGTCCAACCTTTACAATTGTGAATGAATACGAAGGTGATAAGCTTTCTTTGTACCATTTTGATGTTTATAGAATTCAAGAGCTTGAAGAAATGGATGAAATTGGATATGAAGATTATTTTTATGGAGAGGGAGTAACTTTTATTGAATGGGCGAATTATATTGAAGATTTGATACCAGAGGATGCAACCTGGATTTATATTGAAAAAGACCTTTCTAAAGGGTTAGATTATAGGTTAATTACAATACAAAATACTTAA
- the tsaB gene encoding tRNA (adenosine(37)-N6)-threonylcarbamoyltransferase complex dimerization subunit type 1 TsaB: MKVLAIETSGLVASVAIAEDHKIICEYTTNFKKTHSLTLMPMLEEIKKAVDLDLKMLDLIAVSGGPGSFTGLRIGSATAKGLAHVLNVPIASIPTLEGLANNIDQTDLLICPLMDARRHQVYTAIYEYQDGCIRPRTDMMATEIDTIIEKILSYNKEVIFLGDGFAPNEERIKELLEGRKWHLASPNNRIQRASSIALLGVRYAEEGKLQNYMEHAPIYLRKPQAEREYDEKHK; this comes from the coding sequence ATGAAGGTATTAGCTATAGAAACGTCTGGATTGGTTGCTTCAGTTGCGATTGCTGAAGATCATAAAATTATCTGTGAGTATACAACAAATTTCAAGAAAACGCATTCGCTCACTTTAATGCCCATGCTTGAAGAGATTAAGAAAGCTGTTGACTTGGACTTGAAAATGTTAGATTTAATTGCTGTTTCAGGTGGGCCAGGTTCCTTTACTGGACTTAGAATTGGGAGTGCTACGGCTAAGGGCTTAGCTCATGTACTGAATGTACCGATAGCATCGATACCAACACTCGAAGGATTAGCAAATAATATCGATCAAACAGATTTGCTGATTTGTCCATTGATGGATGCTAGAAGACATCAGGTTTATACGGCAATATATGAATATCAGGATGGTTGTATTCGGCCACGAACAGATATGATGGCAACAGAGATTGATACTATTATAGAGAAAATATTGAGTTATAATAAAGAAGTAATATTTCTAGGAGATGGATTCGCACCTAATGAAGAAAGGATAAAAGAGCTTCTAGAAGGGCGAAAATGGCACCTAGCAAGTCCCAACAACAGAATTCAAAGGGCGTCTTCCATTGCACTTTTAGGCGTTAGATATGCCGAGGAAGGAAAGCTTCAAAACTATATGGAGCATGCGCCTATCTACTTAAGAAAACCACAAGCTGAGAGAGAATATGATGAAAAGCACAAATGA